In Paenibacillus sp. BIC5C1, a genomic segment contains:
- the gcvPB gene encoding aminomethyl-transferring glycine dehydrogenase subunit GcvPB, with the protein MTQETTTTKTTTTSAQGQSETVTSTSTSGQPDTVTTVTAQAASQAPEQSLIFELSSPGRVAYSLPECDVPRQAVDSLIPREMLRSEAAALPEVFEVDVIRHYTALSRRNFGVDNGFYPLGSCTMKYNPKINEDVARYNGFAKIHPYQHESSIQGALELLYTLQNDLAGLTGMDAVTLQPAAGAHGEWTGLMMIRAYHEGRGEQRTKVIVPDSSHGTNPASATVAGFETVTIPSRADGLVDLDALRAAVGSDTAALMLTNPNTLGLFEKDIQEIASIVHQAGGLLYYDGANSNAIMGITRPGDMGFDVVHLNLHKTMSTPHGGGGPGAGPVGVKSRLIPFLPKPMVIKNDEGIYALDREGDQSIGRVKAYYGNFGILVRAYAYIRTYGPEGLRRVSECAVLNANYMMARLAPYYEIPYPGVCKHEFVMSGRGLKQYGVRTLDVAKRLLDFGYHPPTVYFPLNVEECIMIEPTETESKETLDGFIDTMIRIAKEAEETPELVLNAPYGTPVTRLDETTAARKPVLNCACS; encoded by the coding sequence GTGACTCAGGAAACAACAACAACAAAGACAACGACGACATCAGCACAAGGACAATCGGAAACGGTAACCTCTACCTCCACATCTGGCCAACCTGATACTGTCACAACAGTTACTGCTCAAGCCGCCTCTCAAGCACCCGAGCAATCGTTGATTTTTGAACTCAGCAGTCCGGGTCGGGTCGCTTACTCCTTGCCTGAATGCGACGTTCCCCGTCAAGCTGTAGATTCCCTGATTCCCCGGGAAATGCTTCGGTCGGAAGCAGCAGCACTACCCGAAGTTTTTGAAGTGGACGTCATTCGCCACTACACTGCCCTGTCCCGCCGTAATTTCGGGGTCGATAACGGATTCTATCCGCTGGGCTCTTGCACGATGAAATATAATCCGAAGATTAATGAGGATGTCGCCCGTTACAACGGGTTCGCCAAAATTCATCCATATCAGCATGAATCCAGCATTCAAGGTGCACTTGAACTGCTCTACACGTTGCAAAATGACCTTGCCGGACTAACCGGCATGGATGCCGTTACGCTGCAACCGGCCGCTGGTGCACATGGCGAATGGACCGGGCTCATGATGATCCGTGCCTACCACGAAGGTCGTGGTGAACAGCGCACGAAAGTTATCGTACCGGACTCTTCTCACGGGACCAACCCGGCAAGTGCAACCGTAGCAGGTTTTGAAACGGTAACGATTCCTTCCCGCGCAGATGGTCTGGTAGATCTGGATGCACTTCGCGCAGCTGTTGGTTCGGATACCGCAGCGCTGATGCTGACTAATCCAAACACACTTGGACTTTTTGAGAAAGACATTCAGGAGATTGCCTCCATTGTGCACCAGGCAGGTGGCTTGCTGTATTACGATGGAGCCAACTCCAATGCCATTATGGGCATCACCCGGCCTGGAGATATGGGCTTCGATGTTGTGCATCTCAATTTGCATAAAACAATGAGCACTCCGCACGGCGGGGGTGGACCTGGTGCCGGCCCGGTTGGCGTAAAGAGCCGCTTGATTCCGTTTCTGCCAAAACCGATGGTTATCAAAAATGATGAGGGCATATATGCATTGGATCGCGAAGGCGATCAATCCATTGGCCGGGTCAAAGCTTACTATGGTAACTTCGGTATTTTGGTCCGTGCCTATGCCTACATTCGTACTTATGGACCTGAAGGCTTACGCCGGGTATCTGAATGTGCGGTGCTCAACGCCAACTACATGATGGCCCGTCTCGCACCTTACTACGAAATTCCGTATCCAGGCGTGTGTAAACATGAATTTGTGATGTCTGGCCGAGGCTTAAAGCAGTATGGTGTACGCACGCTGGATGTTGCCAAACGATTGCTTGATTTTGGATATCACCCGCCAACCGTGTACTTCCCGCTGAACGTTGAGGAATGCATCATGATCGAACCAACGGAAACCGAAAGCAAAGAAACACTTGATGGATTCATTGATACGATGATTCGCATTGCCAAGGAAGCAGAGGAGACCCCAGAATTGGTACTCAATGCCCCTTATGGCACGCCGGTTACCCGTTTGGA